A genomic stretch from Flavobacterium nitratireducens includes:
- a CDS encoding M14 family metallopeptidase codes for MNLEQLFLDNKEKTIEGRYLTLESIEPILNRINTNNQLSVVGHSVQGKPIYKYVIGKGATKIYLWSQMHGNESTTTKALFDFLNLLHSGSELATKFLNHFTFCCLPMLNPDGAKLYTRANANEVDLNRDSQDLSQPESIVLRAVFEEFNPDFCYNLHDQRTIFGVADTGKPATVSFLAPSYNDEREINSSRQKAINVISEMNDVLQELIPGQVGRFDDSFNINCIGDTFQYLGVPTILFEAGHYPGDYHREHTRKYIFIALVSSFNAIVENVIVVNRTDKYLNIPQNKVVFYDFIYKKVLINYDGNEKITNFAAQYKEELFDGKINFNAYIAKIDELDGFFGHEEFDAEGAVYTSEQGEYPKIGQEATFSLGKKHKILNGLIKK; via the coding sequence ATGAATTTAGAGCAGTTGTTTCTTGATAATAAGGAAAAAACGATAGAGGGTAGGTATTTGACATTAGAGTCTATTGAGCCTATTTTAAATAGAATAAACACAAATAATCAATTGTCTGTTGTTGGACATTCGGTTCAAGGAAAGCCTATTTATAAGTATGTAATTGGTAAAGGAGCAACCAAGATTTATTTGTGGTCTCAGATGCATGGAAACGAAAGCACAACGACGAAAGCGCTGTTTGATTTTTTAAATCTTTTGCATAGTGGTTCAGAATTGGCAACAAAATTTCTGAATCATTTCACTTTCTGTTGTTTGCCAATGCTGAATCCTGATGGCGCTAAGTTGTATACTCGTGCAAATGCAAATGAAGTAGACTTAAATAGAGATTCGCAAGATCTTAGCCAACCTGAAAGTATAGTTTTAAGAGCTGTTTTTGAAGAATTCAACCCTGATTTTTGTTACAATCTACATGATCAACGAACTATTTTTGGTGTTGCTGATACAGGAAAACCAGCAACGGTTTCTTTCTTAGCGCCTTCCTATAATGATGAAAGAGAAATTAATAGTTCTAGGCAAAAGGCTATTAATGTAATTTCTGAAATGAATGATGTATTGCAGGAGTTGATACCGGGACAAGTAGGGCGTTTTGATGATTCGTTCAATATAAATTGTATTGGTGATACTTTTCAATATTTAGGAGTGCCTACTATTTTGTTTGAGGCTGGTCATTATCCAGGTGATTACCATAGAGAACATACGCGTAAATATATTTTTATAGCTCTAGTGTCGAGTTTTAACGCTATTGTCGAAAACGTTATAGTTGTTAATAGAACTGATAAATATTTGAATATTCCTCAAAATAAAGTCGTTTTTTATGATTTTATATACAAAAAAGTTCTAATAAATTATGATGGTAATGAAAAAATAACGAATTTTGCTGCACAGTATAAGGAAGAATTATTTGATGGGAAAATTAATTTCAATGCTTATATTGCTAAAATTGATGAATTAGATGGTTTCTTTGGTCATGAAGAATTTGATGCTGAAGGAGCCGTGTACACATCAGAGCAAGGAGAGTATCCAAAAATAGGTCAAGAGGCTACTTTTTCATTAGGAAAAAAACATAAAATTCTTAATGGATTAATAAAAAAATAA
- a CDS encoding helix-turn-helix domain-containing protein — translation MVNTDDFIKRLEIILDYYSINASAFADKIGVQRSSLSHLLSGRNKPSLDFILKILEVYPEIDLYWILNGKGNFPKKESDSKDTTLTSDNSVVNILRNKEDITNTILTNTASSDESKGSTVNENKEQLPTDFFDDTIEKIVFFYKDGTFKSFNRNKKG, via the coding sequence ATGGTAAACACAGATGACTTTATTAAAAGACTAGAAATAATACTCGATTATTATAGCATTAATGCATCTGCTTTTGCTGATAAAATTGGGGTGCAACGTTCGAGTTTATCTCACCTCCTCTCTGGAAGAAACAAGCCTAGTTTAGATTTTATTCTTAAAATTCTAGAGGTTTATCCTGAAATTGATTTATATTGGATTTTGAATGGGAAAGGGAATTTTCCTAAAAAAGAGTCTGATTCTAAAGATACAACATTAACTTCAGACAATAGCGTTGTAAATATACTTAGAAACAAGGAAGATATTACGAATACGATTTTAACCAATACCGCTTCATCTGATGAATCGAAAGGCTCCACTGTAAACGAAAATAAAGAACAATTGCCAACGGACTTCTTTGATGATACAATCGAAAAGATTGTTTTTTTCTACAAAGATGGAACTTTTAAAAGTTTTAATCGAAACAAAAAAGGATAA
- a CDS encoding spermidine synthase, with translation MLKRLLSYFYPITIHSQKSAVSKSLEITWTNGDLVMDSLNTNYSYGSLQRILKLGLNEIGFGKIQKMKNILILGVAGGSVIKTLIDDIQFSGKITGVEIDSEIIKIANHYFELDKISNLEIIIDDAFEFVLKTTDQYDLIVVDIFQDTKMPNFLFETFFIDRICFLLQAKGNILFNTMLLNEADNIRNKKLINEFNKDHFHIKSIPRVEKHNELIVIEKLL, from the coding sequence ATGTTGAAACGATTACTAAGTTATTTCTACCCTATCACAATTCACAGCCAAAAATCAGCAGTTAGTAAATCCTTAGAAATTACTTGGACCAATGGTGACTTAGTAATGGATTCTTTAAATACCAATTATTCATACGGTAGTTTACAACGAATTTTAAAACTAGGTTTAAATGAAATAGGTTTTGGCAAAATTCAAAAAATGAAAAATATCCTAATTTTAGGAGTTGCCGGTGGCAGTGTAATCAAAACCTTGATAGACGACATTCAATTTTCAGGAAAAATTACAGGTGTAGAAATCGACTCAGAAATCATTAAAATAGCCAACCACTATTTTGAATTGGACAAAATTTCAAACCTTGAAATTATCATTGATGATGCTTTTGAGTTTGTTTTGAAAACAACGGATCAATACGATCTGATTGTTGTTGACATTTTTCAAGATACCAAAATGCCAAATTTTCTCTTTGAAACTTTTTTCATTGATAGGATTTGTTTTTTGCTGCAAGCAAAAGGAAATATTCTCTTTAATACTATGCTTTTGAACGAAGCCGACAACATTCGCAATAAAAAATTAATCAACGAATTCAATAAAGATCATTTTCATATAAAATCGATTCCTAGAGTTGAAAAACACAATGAACTCATTGTCATTGAAAAATTACTTTAA
- a CDS encoding potassium channel family protein → MKKILRKLLLGNVTNLRDSKLNPIQKRIQNIKAIWNNDHQDDNGIEKIVRLLLSSSQLIFPGIYIKYLASKKGTEYEDLAMDFYILTKVAMPLLIISNHWQQFPVVLGMMIYVMLETVLYIPTLIFASDLFARPRSYKRSMLLLFFNYLEIVFGFAVLYSTGNYLNHPINHWFDAVYFSMVTSSTIGFGDLYPVQTFGKALVMTQSLLVLMFVVLFLNFYSTKIDSKGYFEKRKRTKQTFLLFLNLP, encoded by the coding sequence ATGAAAAAGATTCTTCGAAAATTACTTTTAGGCAATGTAACCAATTTAAGAGATTCAAAACTGAATCCGATTCAAAAGCGAATACAAAACATCAAAGCCATTTGGAATAACGACCATCAGGACGATAATGGAATTGAGAAAATTGTTCGTTTGTTGCTTTCTTCTTCGCAATTAATTTTTCCTGGAATTTACATCAAATATTTGGCTTCCAAAAAAGGAACCGAATATGAAGACTTGGCAATGGATTTTTATATTTTGACAAAAGTTGCCATGCCACTACTTATTATAAGTAATCATTGGCAACAATTTCCTGTAGTTTTAGGAATGATGATTTATGTGATGCTCGAAACTGTTTTATACATTCCCACTTTAATTTTTGCTTCCGATTTATTTGCGCGCCCTCGTTCTTACAAACGTTCTATGCTTTTATTGTTTTTCAATTATCTTGAAATTGTATTTGGCTTTGCTGTTTTGTATTCAACAGGGAATTACTTAAATCACCCCATTAATCATTGGTTTGATGCCGTTTATTTTAGTATGGTAACATCGTCAACCATTGGTTTTGGTGATTTATATCCAGTACAAACATTTGGAAAAGCATTAGTAATGACACAATCCTTACTCGTATTGATGTTTGTGGTTTTATTTTTGAATTTTTACTCTACTAAAATAGACTCTAAAGGGTATTTTGAAAAAAGAAAAAGGACTAAACAAACTTTCTTGCTTTTTCTAAATCTTCCTTAG
- the kdsB gene encoding 3-deoxy-manno-octulosonate cytidylyltransferase produces MKIIAVIPARYASTRFHAKLMQDLGGKTVILRTYEAAVNTQLFDDVFVVTDSNLIFDEIVTHGGKAIMSIKEHESGSDRIAEAVENLDVDIVINVQGDEPFINAEPLKEVIEVFKNDIDKKVDLASLMYEIKDEEEINNPNNVKVVVNQNNFALYFSRSVIPYPREKNVGVRYMKHIGVYAFRKQALLDFYHLPMKSLEASEKLEQLRYLEFGKQIKMVETTHAGIGIDTKEDLEKARKFV; encoded by the coding sequence ATGAAAATAATAGCAGTCATACCCGCTCGTTACGCATCAACCAGATTTCACGCCAAATTAATGCAGGATTTGGGAGGAAAAACAGTCATTTTAAGAACTTATGAAGCAGCAGTAAATACCCAGCTTTTTGATGATGTTTTTGTAGTAACGGATTCTAATTTAATTTTTGATGAAATTGTTACTCACGGAGGAAAAGCCATTATGAGTATCAAAGAGCACGAATCAGGAAGTGATCGTATTGCCGAGGCTGTTGAAAATCTCGATGTAGATATTGTAATCAATGTTCAGGGAGATGAACCTTTCATAAATGCGGAACCTTTGAAAGAAGTTATCGAAGTTTTTAAAAACGACATCGATAAAAAAGTAGATTTGGCTTCGTTGATGTATGAAATCAAAGACGAAGAAGAAATTAACAATCCGAATAATGTGAAAGTGGTGGTGAACCAAAATAATTTTGCCTTGTACTTTTCGCGTTCGGTAATTCCGTATCCAAGAGAAAAAAATGTGGGTGTTCGTTATATGAAACACATCGGAGTATACGCTTTTAGAAAACAAGCCTTATTGGATTTCTACCATTTACCCATGAAATCTTTAGAAGCTTCTGAAAAACTAGAACAATTGCGTTATTTGGAATTTGGCAAACAAATTAAAATGGTTGAAACCACTCATGCTGGAATTGGAATCGACACTAAGGAAGATTTAGAAAAAGCAAGAAAGTTTGTTTAG
- a CDS encoding IS982 family transposase: MSNIVKNYFKVLEVISSLNYDSLFKSRVGRSGKMSDLEVVALSLTAEFMSIDSENSLFKQISPDLIPNLIERSQFNKRRRKLFLFSEEVRSKLASRFLEFENYFIVDSMPLEICKFSRHCRIKICKEHFETAPSKGFCASQNNWFYGYKLHGVCSVDGVFHSLEITKAEVHDVHFLKNIKQQLSDCVLLGDRGYLSESIQLDLFRTVKIQLETPMRSNQKNYKPQPYIFRKSRKRIETQFSQLCDQFLIRRNYAKSFAGFKTRILAKITAMTLIQYINKFIFDRPINNIKNQII; encoded by the coding sequence ATGTCAAATATAGTTAAAAATTATTTTAAGGTTTTAGAAGTTATAAGTTCTTTGAATTATGATTCATTATTTAAATCAAGAGTTGGAAGAAGCGGCAAGATGTCTGATTTAGAGGTCGTAGCACTTAGTTTAACTGCTGAATTTATGTCTATTGATAGTGAAAACTCACTTTTCAAACAAATTAGTCCAGATTTAATTCCTAACTTAATTGAACGCAGTCAATTCAACAAAAGAAGAAGAAAACTGTTTTTGTTTTCTGAAGAAGTCCGAAGCAAACTAGCGAGTCGATTTCTTGAGTTTGAGAATTATTTTATTGTTGACAGTATGCCGTTGGAAATCTGTAAATTTTCTCGTCATTGCCGAATTAAAATATGTAAAGAGCATTTTGAAACAGCTCCTTCCAAAGGTTTTTGTGCCTCACAAAACAATTGGTTTTATGGATATAAATTACATGGAGTTTGTTCTGTAGATGGTGTTTTCCATTCTTTAGAGATTACAAAAGCAGAAGTTCATGATGTTCATTTTCTAAAGAATATAAAACAACAATTATCTGATTGTGTATTACTTGGAGATAGAGGGTATTTGTCAGAATCGATTCAGCTAGACCTATTTCGAACAGTAAAAATCCAATTAGAAACACCAATGAGATCCAATCAAAAAAACTATAAGCCTCAACCATATATTTTTAGAAAATCAAGAAAAAGAATTGAAACCCAGTTTTCACAATTATGCGACCAGTTTTTAATTCGAAGAAATTATGCTAAATCTTTTGCTGGTTTTAAAACAAGAATTTTAGCAAAAATAACAGCAATGACTCTAATTCAATATATCAATAAATTCATATTTGATAGACCTATAAATAATATTAAAAATCAAATTATTTAA
- the ygiD gene encoding 4,5-DOPA dioxygenase extradiol has protein sequence MNTLNDLHKISSTFPNTEKMPVLFLGHGSPMNAIEENQFVSGFRNMAKTLPQPNAILCISAHWFTKGTKVTAMEMPRTIHDFGGFPKELFAVQYPAKGNPDLAIATRELLLPTEVELDHEWGLDHGAWSVIKHLYPDANVPVIQLSIDYSKPAQYHFELAQKLSSLRHKGILIVGSGNIVHNLRLVDFYNMDKDNYGYDWAVEARATVNDYLLDGNFQALIDYEKQGRAFQLAIPTPDHYLPLIYTLGLKEKQEELSLFNDKLLAGSLSMTSVKIV, from the coding sequence ATGAACACATTAAATGATCTACATAAAATTTCAAGCACTTTTCCTAATACCGAAAAAATGCCGGTGTTATTTTTAGGACACGGAAGCCCGATGAATGCGATTGAAGAAAATCAGTTTGTGTCGGGTTTTAGGAATATGGCCAAAACGTTACCACAGCCCAATGCGATTTTGTGTATTTCGGCACATTGGTTTACAAAAGGAACCAAAGTCACCGCGATGGAAATGCCAAGAACGATTCATGACTTTGGCGGTTTTCCGAAGGAATTGTTTGCAGTACAATATCCGGCTAAAGGCAATCCTGATTTAGCCATTGCTACCAGAGAATTATTATTACCAACCGAAGTAGAACTCGATCACGAATGGGGTTTGGATCACGGTGCCTGGAGTGTGATTAAACATTTGTATCCGGATGCGAATGTTCCCGTGATTCAATTGAGTATTGATTATTCCAAACCAGCACAATACCATTTTGAGTTGGCTCAAAAATTAAGCAGTTTGCGTCACAAAGGAATTCTAATTGTGGGTAGTGGAAATATTGTGCATAATTTACGATTGGTCGATTTTTACAATATGGACAAAGATAATTATGGTTACGATTGGGCAGTTGAAGCCAGAGCAACAGTCAATGATTATTTACTAGATGGCAATTTTCAGGCTTTGATTGATTATGAAAAACAGGGTAGAGCTTTTCAGTTAGCCATTCCTACACCGGATCATTATTTGCCTTTGATTTATACTTTGGGATTAAAAGAAAAACAAGAAGAACTCAGTTTGTTTAACGATAAATTATTAGCCGGTTCTTTAAGTATGACTTCGGTGAAGATTGTTTAA
- a CDS encoding NmrA family NAD(P)-binding protein: MNTSILVTGATGNFGKATIDFLLNKGIAPANISALVRNESKAVDLAAKGIQLRIGDYDNYESLVAAFQGIEKLVLVSGTDLANRSSQQLNAVKAAKEAGVKHILYTSFERKNETETSPIAFLAQSHIDTDNAIKASGINYTIFRNNLYLDVVPMFLGEKVLEQGIFFLPEKVRPLMFQEMIWLKLLLLF; the protein is encoded by the coding sequence ATGAATACAAGTATTTTAGTTACAGGAGCAACAGGTAATTTTGGTAAAGCAACAATCGATTTTTTATTAAACAAAGGAATTGCGCCAGCAAATATTTCGGCATTAGTTAGAAACGAAAGTAAAGCGGTTGATTTAGCTGCAAAAGGAATCCAATTACGAATAGGTGATTATGACAATTACGAATCTTTGGTAGCGGCATTTCAAGGAATTGAAAAACTAGTTTTGGTTTCTGGAACCGATTTAGCGAATAGAAGTAGTCAACAATTAAATGCGGTTAAAGCGGCAAAAGAAGCTGGAGTCAAACATATTTTATATACGAGTTTCGAGCGTAAAAATGAAACTGAAACTTCTCCGATTGCTTTTTTAGCTCAATCTCATATTGATACTGATAATGCGATCAAAGCAAGCGGAATTAATTATACTATTTTTAGAAATAATTTATATCTGGATGTAGTGCCAATGTTCCTAGGAGAAAAAGTATTGGAACAAGGAATCTTTTTCCTGCCGGAGAAGGTCAGGCCGCTTATGTTTCAAGAAATGATTTGGCTGAAGCTGCTGCTATTGTTTTAA
- a CDS encoding winged helix-turn-helix transcriptional regulator — MEDVISFKEAKACPIQFVLAVNDTLNVISGKWKLPIIGSLLFEKRRFTDIQRNIPKITPRMLSKELKDLEMNGIVKRTVYDTTPITVEYELTESAKSLGDVLDKMLEWGLQHRLATLSQN, encoded by the coding sequence ATGGAAGATGTAATTAGTTTTAAAGAAGCCAAAGCCTGCCCAATCCAATTTGTTTTGGCTGTAAATGACACATTGAATGTGATTAGTGGTAAATGGAAATTGCCGATTATAGGTTCGTTGCTATTTGAAAAAAGACGTTTTACAGATATTCAGAGAAACATTCCGAAGATTACTCCCCGAATGTTATCCAAAGAATTAAAGGATTTAGAAATGAACGGAATAGTAAAACGTACGGTATATGACACCACTCCTATCACCGTTGAATATGAATTAACCGAATCGGCAAAATCATTGGGTGATGTTTTAGACAAAATGCTGGAATGGGGATTACAACATAGACTGGCTACACTTTCTCAAAACTAA
- a CDS encoding ATP-dependent DNA helicase → MISAQFYSLLRKKFPFEPTYKQDIFFQKIAIFLTDTHNDSIFVLKGYAGTGKTTLISTIVNNLTEINKKYVLLAPTGRAAKVIANYSEKPAFTIHKKIYFPKKSSGGGVTFTLQPNKHKNTVFIVDEASMISDQDSDSKMYANGSLLDDLITYVYSGTNCKMILLGDTAQLPPVNLDVSPALDIDTLSLHYNMEVDHIELDEVMRQEEASGILFNATELRELLKDSFITDFQFNVRKFKDIVRLVDGYDIQDAINSAYSNYSIEDTAFIVRSNKRANQYNEQIRSRILDKESELSTGDFLMVVKNNYFWLKDSDEAGFIANGDIIEILEIFKIIELYTFKFAKVKIRMVDYPNQKPFETVLLLDTIKSESPSLTYEESNRLYQEVLKDYEGETKFKQFQKVKANEYFNGLQVKFSYAITCHKSQGGQWNTVFVEQPYLPNGIDRDYIRWLYTAMTRAKNKLYLIGFKDESFVD, encoded by the coding sequence ATGATTTCTGCGCAATTTTATAGCCTTTTACGAAAAAAGTTTCCTTTTGAACCTACTTATAAACAGGATATCTTTTTTCAAAAAATTGCTATTTTTTTGACCGACACTCATAATGACAGTATTTTTGTTTTAAAAGGGTATGCCGGAACGGGGAAGACAACTTTGATTTCTACGATAGTTAACAATCTTACTGAGATTAATAAAAAATATGTATTGCTGGCACCGACTGGTCGTGCGGCAAAAGTAATTGCCAATTATTCGGAGAAACCTGCTTTTACCATCCACAAGAAAATATACTTTCCTAAAAAGTCATCGGGTGGTGGAGTTACTTTTACGTTGCAACCTAACAAACATAAAAATACCGTTTTCATAGTCGATGAAGCTTCGATGATTTCGGATCAGGATTCCGATTCTAAAATGTATGCCAATGGTTCTTTATTGGACGACTTGATTACTTATGTGTATTCTGGAACCAATTGCAAAATGATACTTCTTGGAGATACCGCTCAGTTGCCTCCTGTAAATTTAGATGTTAGTCCGGCTCTGGATATTGATACGCTTAGTTTGCATTATAATATGGAAGTAGATCATATCGAATTGGACGAAGTAATGCGTCAGGAAGAAGCTTCCGGAATTTTATTTAATGCTACCGAATTGCGTGAACTTCTGAAAGATTCTTTTATTACCGATTTTCAATTTAATGTTCGAAAGTTTAAAGATATTGTTCGTTTAGTAGATGGATATGATATTCAGGATGCGATTAATTCGGCTTACAGTAATTATAGTATTGAAGATACCGCTTTTATTGTTCGTTCCAATAAAAGAGCTAATCAATATAATGAGCAGATTCGTTCCCGAATTTTAGATAAAGAAAGTGAATTATCCACGGGAGATTTTTTAATGGTAGTGAAGAATAATTATTTCTGGCTTAAAGATTCAGACGAAGCCGGTTTTATTGCTAATGGTGATATTATCGAAATTTTAGAGATTTTTAAAATCATCGAATTATACACTTTCAAATTTGCTAAAGTAAAAATCCGAATGGTCGATTATCCCAATCAAAAACCTTTTGAAACGGTTTTATTATTGGATACCATAAAAAGTGAATCACCATCACTGACTTATGAGGAGTCCAACCGATTGTATCAGGAAGTTTTGAAAGACTATGAAGGCGAAACCAAATTCAAACAATTCCAAAAGGTTAAAGCCAATGAATATTTCAATGGCTTACAGGTAAAATTTTCTTATGCGATTACTTGTCATAAATCACAAGGAGGGCAGTGGAATACGGTTTTTGTAGAACAACCGTATTTACCCAACGGAATTGACAGAGATTACATTCGTTGGTTATACACCGCTATGACTCGTGCAAAAAACAAATTATACTTAATAGGTTTTAAAGACGAAAGTTTTGTAGACTAA
- a CDS encoding DUF3822 family protein — protein MDITEKKYKKLSIQVSLTGLSFCCFDTLNNTVSTFKEIHFDPFNKNLKIEDLFANAFEEHPELTEQYDDVLVIHSNNLSTFVPTALFDENYLGSYLQYNTKVFETDFFAYDEISNYDINAVYIPYVNMNNFFIDKFGSFEYKHANSILVTKLLDASKNIDTKKMMVHFNSTHFEIVVIQNQKLLLFNSFEYQIPEDFIYYILFTAEQLNMNPENFPLELIGNITTDSPFYKIAYKYIRNVFLIDVEDLRWNNYFSEAENRNHFILFNS, from the coding sequence ATGGACATTACCGAAAAGAAATACAAAAAACTATCGATTCAGGTTTCCCTGACCGGACTTTCTTTTTGCTGTTTTGACACACTCAACAATACGGTTTCTACTTTTAAGGAAATCCATTTTGATCCTTTTAATAAGAATTTAAAAATTGAAGATTTATTTGCTAATGCTTTCGAAGAACATCCTGAGTTAACAGAACAATATGATGATGTACTGGTAATCCACAGTAACAATCTTTCTACTTTCGTTCCTACCGCTTTGTTCGACGAGAATTACTTGGGAAGTTATTTGCAATACAATACTAAGGTTTTTGAAACTGATTTTTTTGCTTACGATGAAATCAGCAATTACGATATCAATGCAGTTTATATTCCTTATGTGAATATGAATAATTTCTTTATTGATAAATTTGGTTCTTTCGAATACAAACACGCCAACAGTATTTTGGTTACAAAATTATTAGATGCTTCTAAAAATATTGACACTAAAAAAATGATGGTACATTTCAATTCCACTCATTTTGAAATTGTAGTAATTCAAAATCAAAAGTTGTTATTGTTTAATTCTTTCGAATATCAAATTCCAGAAGATTTTATTTATTACATTTTATTCACAGCCGAACAATTGAATATGAATCCGGAAAATTTCCCATTGGAATTGATTGGAAACATAACAACCGATAGTCCTTTTTACAAAATAGCATACAAATACATCCGCAATGTTTTCCTAATTGATGTGGAAGATTTAAGATGGAACAATTATTTTTCTGAGGCCGAAAACAGAAATCATTTTATACTTTTCAATTCATGA
- a CDS encoding RsmD family RNA methyltransferase, with product MRIISGKYKGRRITPPKGLPVRPTTDMSKEALFNVLNNHFNFDSLKVLDLFAGTGNISYEFASRGSSPITSVDGDFGCVKFIKQIASEYDFPIAAIKSDVFKFLEKCNTSFDIVFADPPYGLDQATFEKVVLLVFENNILNEEGMMVVEHSKYTKLEHLPNFSFQKSYGGSVFSFFEFELDEEEEDDDFDEDNEEE from the coding sequence ATGAGAATCATTTCAGGAAAATACAAAGGAAGACGCATCACCCCTCCCAAAGGTTTACCTGTGCGTCCTACTACCGATATGTCCAAAGAAGCCTTGTTCAATGTTTTAAACAATCATTTCAATTTTGACAGTTTAAAAGTTTTGGATTTATTTGCTGGAACCGGAAATATCAGCTACGAATTTGCTTCTCGTGGAAGCTCACCAATCACTTCTGTGGATGGCGATTTTGGATGTGTAAAATTCATCAAACAAATTGCATCCGAATATGATTTTCCGATTGCAGCTATCAAAAGTGATGTTTTTAAATTTCTGGAAAAATGTAATACTTCATTTGATATTGTTTTTGCTGATCCTCCTTATGGATTAGACCAAGCCACTTTTGAAAAAGTCGTTTTATTAGTTTTTGAAAATAACATCCTTAACGAAGAAGGAATGATGGTGGTAGAACATTCTAAGTATACCAAGTTAGAGCACTTACCTAATTTCTCTTTTCAAAAAAGTTATGGTGGTTCGGTATTTAGTTTTTTCGAATTCGAATTAGACGAAGAAGAGGAAGATGATGATTTTGACGAAGATAATGAAGAAGAATAA
- the dnaX gene encoding DNA polymerase III subunit gamma/tau, translated as MEQFIVSARKYRPQTFNDVVGQKAITNTLLNAIENNHLASALLFTGPRGVGKTTCARILARKINQPGYDDPNEDFAFNVFELDAASNNSVDDIRNLIDQVRIPPQTGKYKVYIIDEVHMLSSAAFNAFLKTLEEPPKHAIFILATTEKHKIIPTILSRCQIFDFKRITVKDAKEHLAEVATNQGVVFEDDALHIIAQKADGAMRDALSIFDRVVSYCGSNLTRQAVTENLNVLDYETYINVTDLILENKIPDLLITFNEILAKGFDAHHFVAGLASHFRDLLVSKTPSTLSLLEAGEQAQKMYGVQAQKCTQEFLLQGIAIANECDLKYKLSQNQRLLVELCLMQLASITFDGEKKS; from the coding sequence ATGGAACAATTTATAGTATCTGCCCGCAAGTACCGTCCGCAAACATTTAATGATGTTGTAGGACAAAAAGCGATTACCAATACTTTATTGAATGCCATAGAAAACAACCATTTGGCTTCTGCCCTTTTATTTACTGGACCGCGTGGTGTTGGAAAAACGACTTGTGCCAGAATTCTGGCTCGTAAAATCAATCAACCTGGTTATGATGATCCTAACGAAGACTTTGCTTTCAATGTTTTCGAATTAGATGCTGCGTCGAATAACTCTGTAGATGATATTCGTAATCTAATTGACCAAGTTCGTATTCCACCACAAACCGGAAAATACAAAGTCTATATTATAGATGAGGTACACATGTTGTCATCGGCAGCTTTTAATGCTTTTTTGAAAACATTAGAAGAACCACCTAAACATGCAATTTTTATTCTGGCAACTACCGAAAAACATAAAATCATTCCAACGATTTTATCGCGTTGTCAAATTTTTGATTTCAAAAGAATCACCGTTAAAGATGCTAAAGAACATTTAGCCGAAGTAGCAACAAACCAAGGTGTTGTTTTTGAAGATGATGCTTTACATATTATCGCTCAAAAAGCAGATGGCGCCATGCGTGATGCTTTGTCAATTTTTGACAGAGTGGTTTCCTATTGCGGAAGTAATCTGACACGTCAGGCAGTTACCGAAAACCTAAATGTGCTGGATTATGAAACTTACATTAATGTAACCGATTTAATTCTGGAGAATAAAATCCCGGATTTACTGATTACTTTCAACGAAATTCTTGCAAAAGGTTTCGATGCACATCACTTTGTAGCCGGATTAGCTTCACATTTCCGAGATTTATTGGTAAGCAAAACACCTTCAACTTTAAGTTTATTAGAAGCAGGTGAACAAGCTCAAAAAATGTATGGAGTTCAGGCTCAAAAATGTACTCAAGAATTTCTTTTGCAAGGAATTGCTATTGCAAACGAATGTGATTTAAAATACAAATTAAGTCAAAACCAACGATTATTGGTTGAACTTTGCCTGATGCAATTAGCCTCCATCACTTTTGATGGAGAAAAAAAAAGTTGA